Sequence from the Ziziphus jujuba cultivar Dongzao chromosome 9, ASM3175591v1 genome:
CTTGCGAATGAAAGATCTATAACTCATTTCCGGGTCATGAGAAATCCATTTCAATCCTTTTCCAATTTCTTTATCAACATTTGAAGGTTGATATTTCGTCCCAGTTAATAATGAATGCACTAAAACCAAaggatttttgttttcaatattaTTCCTTATTATACGGTTTctctcctcttcctcttccagAGAGTCTTCCACGTCGTCTTCCTCTTCCAGGGGACCAGCTTCTTTCTCTGCCTGCAGCTGCTCTATAATTCTTACTCCTTGATTATCATTCTGATCAGTAGTAATTATGCCAAATTGCTTTGCTACTGAAATGATCAAGTCTGAGAAGGTTGTCAAAGTTTGATTGGCGGCAGCGGCGGTGGTGGCTTCGACTTCCTTTTCCGGCGGTACCCCTCCAGTACTGTCGATATTGATCTCATTCTCTACCAGCCTCAAAATTTTATTGTCCATTTCTATCACCATCTtcctttgtcccaccatccgaAGCTTAACATCCCTACAGTCCCCCTTTAGTACCCGTAAAACCTGACTCACaccaatgaaattttattaactatatatatatatatatatatattatattctagGCCGCATAAGATTTTTTGGAATaaggaataaatatattattggaatcaaataacaattaacCAAGTGTGCaatcatattcatataatattcAACTATTAGCCTCGTTAGATAGGTGAAAAACTTGAGTACTATATTTGTTTACTCGAGCAATGTAATCTCTTTTGGGACTTAACGAACAAACTGTAGCAGTTGActtgcaaattaaattaatattgtaagaTCTATGGTTCTGAAATATgcaaatcaaaagaagaaagatCAGTGAAATCCCATATTGCTCAGAAAGAAATTGATTAAGTAACATATACATGGATATTTCGCCCCAAAGAATACGAAGATTTTTAGGCAAATAAAGGTAGCTTGGACCAATGCAAAATTCATTTTTGGAGGGGATAAGATTATTAAAACCAATGCAAAGTTCATTTTTGGAGGGGATAAGATTATTAAAAACATATagtagaaagaaaatataatattataatataacatataattataGGACAAATACATGGACGACAATGTCctggaaaatatatttgtgaaataGTTTTTCtggaaaataaattacaaaatatacttaattaccTCATCGAGCACACAATCCAAATGAGCGATATATTTGCATTTTGCACAATAGTAAACACAAATCCGTGGATCTCTTTCTTTTTCGCAAGCATCACAATAGTATTCACCAAAATCATCTTCGACGACTGAATCAAAAAGTGTAAGAGGATGGATATGACAATTATGTTTAATAACACACGGTAATGGACCACAAAAGAAATGTAGCCTAAAGTCACATTCACAAATGCAACAACTAAAGATGTAATTTTCAGTGCCCCTAAGTTCAGAAGAGTTAACCAATCGTTCATAACATGTAAAAGGGGTATCACAACATCTTAACCGCCGAGGAGCAATGAAGGCTGAATGAAGAAAGAGAGGGTGGCTGTGACCTTGACACGTTATTGTTGGTTTTAAAACTGATCTGCACCCTACACAGATGTAAATGTCGCATCGGCCTTGCTCGCATCGGAAAATGAAGTTGGAACATTGTTTCCGACATAAAATGCATCTTGCACCACAACCCAGAGAAAGAATGAGAGAATGACTTTGATGGAAAGGGTGTGTTATCACAGGTGACAACTCCATGCATGATCTGTGAAAGAAATGGTTACAAATTTTGCAATGGTAGGATTGACTCAGCAATGGTAGCTCACATATATAGCAATAtttaacatcatcatcatcttcgcCATGCTTGATGAAAATGAGTTCCATCGGTTGCTTATGGCAAAGACGTTGATCATCACCGGGCCTTCTGCTTTCCCAGTTTACGGTGGGGAATTTTAGAGCACAATAAATGTCTAATTCGAAATTGCAGCGACCACATGAATAGCATGGGGAATAGACATCAAGTGAATAGTCACAGACGTGACAAAAAGGTTTTCCTTCGCTATTGTTGACTTGGAGAATGAGGGGGTGGTTAGGGTGGGAAGGGTGCTTGATTTGTTGCAAGAATGGTAAAACACATAAATAGTGAAGGAAATAGTTGCATTGAAGACAGACAAAGTAGGACAACTCTTCGATATTGTCGTTACAAATATGGCAGCGGATAATTTGGCTGTCATCTATGCTATAACCCCAGATCAAAGGATGTTCATGACTAGGATGTTGCATCTCTATTTTTCTCTCCATGACTAGGATATTGtggtttctttatattttttctctcttttccaaAGAGTGTTGACGCGAAAATGTTATATAGCCAATCAATCTCTTATCAAATTGACTTGTAGTTTATACAAATTAATCACTATTGGTCTTCCATacattgcttttatttttagtaCTACTAAAACTAGGAGGGAGAAAGGTATATGGTGAGGAAAAGTGAAGGCATATATAAATTGGACGAGCCAGCAGAAATATACACAGagacaccaaaaataaaataaaataaaataatcctaAAGGGGTTAATCTTAGATTCTTCaagtgtatatgtatatatatatatatatatataggattgcTATTATAGACGAGCTAGTGAAGTTAGGTACCATATAGTGGGTGACCATCATCCACATTTGTTGAATTTGTATAATCTATGATTTAACAGCTATAAATGATTATTCTTTAATAAGTGATAGATGATTTTTTCTATAATTcttgtaaataaatatttatatatatatatatacatgtatattgataaatttctttaggtatatacatatatacaataattaaatGTGATTACAGTAGGGTAGAATGTCCCGTCCATGTAGCCCATAtcttattcaataaaaaaaaaaaaaaaaagtagtataTTATTTGAGGGTTCATGGGTTTATTTGAGGGTTCATGGGTTTATGTTAATCTTAAAAacattatgtttaaaaaaataaaaataataataaaaaatacgcGAAGAACATTGGCTTTTTCAATTGCTAGGGCGGAATAAATAATCCCCAAATACATTTCCAATGTTACCACAAAGAAAGCAAAGTACTGTAACTTTGTCGTCAGTTTCATCTATATTTTCCTGCACGATCAGAGGATGTTCGTGATGACTAGGATGCTGTATCTCTACTTTTCTCTCTTTACCAAAGAGTGTTCATGCAAAATGCTATATACATATCTTatgttatacatatttatatataaatatatatatatatattcttcttcAAATGTGGACGTCCATATAACATAAATTGTTTGTGAACCAAATGTTTTTAgccccaaataaaatatatatttttgcttaaTATGTAAATTGATTGCTTATTTTATTCACTCCATTGCATTGTTAATGGACATTTGAAAAATGTTTCAttatattaaaagtgtttttttcacatttgtcaaattaacatattcatatttaactgtgattatcaataaaatattgagaaaaatcAAGTTATTTATGCTAAAACATTTGGTTGGCAAGTTATTTGAGTTGTGGACATCTATATTGGAATCTAGTGAAACTctccctctatatatatatatactaattaattttatagtacCTCTTCgatatataaattgttttacTTGGTGGGAAGAACATAGAGAGGAAGAGTATAAGATAAATTTAGATTCCCCTctcatataatttatatacttttggatatagttatatatatatatatatatatatatatttatatatatatgtgtgtgtgtatttctaTATATGGAGTATAAGATCCTAGAGTTCAGAAAAAGATAGAAATGACCTACCCATGTAGCCCAAATGTTACTTGAAGAATCAAAaagtacatataaaattttggaaCATTAAATTCTAGGCAGGCTagctttatatattttatctcaaaatataatattcaaaagaagaaggaaaccaCACGCCAGATATCTTTCTTTGACGTACTTAATGAAAATTCTTTACTCCAATTTCTAGCTTTTCTTTAGCTTAATGCTAAAGACAAATATTTTTGTAGATTCTAAACTTTAAACCTGACTATcattttttgggataaattataatttttttttctctcaaagctACTGAAATCATTCTTTTCTTGGTGTAAACATATATTGTATAAGACATAAGTGTCCTATAgttcaacaaaaaaagaaaaaaaaaaaaatgagatagaAGTGTCCTACCCACGTAGCCCATATATTACTTGACGAATCAAAAAGTACATTTAAAATTGAGGAACATTAAATTCAATTCTAGGTAAGGCAGCTTTATATGTTTATCtcaaaaagaatataatatttaaaagaagaaagaaaatacaCGCTAATTATCTTTCCTTCTATAACATAAATTCTTTACCTGCAATTACAAATTTGATGCAAAACACAAATATCTTTTTTGTAGATCCTAAACTTTGAAGCAAAGTATCAGTTTTGGGGATAGATTATGCCTTCTATCTCTCAAAACTGCTAAAATCCTTATATggccattatttatttattactccATATTAcgatcatatatattttgacaagtaaatttatgaaattaattagcCACATATATTGATTGAAGTTTTAAAATCTgatcaaacatttgataaaaCGACACtaccataaaaacaaaaaaagccatAAAATTCACTCAACAAGCCagccattaaaaaaatttctcactTAAGCGGCACACATGAAGTTATGAGGACACTTCCATTGTTAACAAACATTTGAAATAAacgaataaataattaatagaaacaCTAATTACATAATGACAGTTTCAAAATGCTTTAATCTTTATTCACTTGGTATTCATTTATTAAAACTAGGTTTTAATGaatcaataattaaatactGTGTTTTGTACTTATAAAAGAAAAGCTACCAGTCTAGACAATACATTCTAGAGCTTTAACTACTTAATGGAAATGAAAATGGATGAGAAACAAAACTTAGAAATGGAGATGATGGATTCTCGGCTAATGAAAACATGCCACTTGTCCAGTCAGCTTAAACTATTATTACAGCCCAAACCAGATTAAATGAAGATTGCCGGCTGAGCCAACTAGGCGATCGAAGCTCAAATGAATTGAGGATTGTAAATATTATGGTTTTAGACCCACTTCAAGCCCAAGCTCAAAAGAACTGTACAGATAAAAGCCCAAATATCATCTTCTCCCATAACttttagcaaaataataataatgatgacgaccatgatgatgataaacaaattaaaattcacTAAATTACAAAACACCCGTAGACATTTTTGttcatatataactatataaattcacccaaaaaaagaaaactccataagtttaaaaaacaaaaattgactttttctattaagattaaatatcttaaacttttttttttaatttccaaaaaaaatttaaaataaacaaagtcAATATACGTGTGACcacttaaaataaattagattgTGATACAAGTCACTGAAAGCAACGACagagtttaaaatataataaatatatatatatatatatatatatagagttttgatttaataaattgcCTAACTTATCTTAtggtataaaatattaatttgatacaaaattaaatgcgaagaaagaaggaaatgcataaaatttttaattttttaaagaccacgtgtgaaaatttaattaacttaacttatttttctaatattttaaattaatactgtcatatatatatatatatatatatatattaccaatcTAGCCCTTTGAATGCTCAACCAAATCTCAGCTTCAATTGAGTAATTGGTTGTTTGAGAATTCCCaggaattttagaaatttttatgtACCATCTATATACTTGAAGATCGGAAattagggatgtcaatttgccccgtccatccccgaaaccgcggtgcaccgcccctaatGGGGAGGTTTTTCCCCGCAAAAATGGGGTGACGGGGCGGGCTTGGGCTTACTCTCTTAGACCCGAAGCGGGGATGGGCCGGGACCGGGTATTAAAGATCCCGGCCCGAACCTGGCCCGTatatattacctttttttttttaatatattttttaatattttaaaaattaaaattaaacttattcgattggttatgggctgaaattaatggtatgaaaaattaaattttatatttttttgtgtttaataatttttgtatttattgttaactaattaatctcatttttgttagcttcatcttcttcaccgtatgttggagcttgttcttctactataagtgacatagaaattgatgaggaggtaaattaaatttatttattacaaaaaatatttatattaaattgtttaaaattttttgatattatttaatatttttgtagcaatcaaCTGTTACGGAACATTCTTTCATGGAGACTTAAGGAAATGAgaagtaaaactttattatgtgtgcatgtgtatttttataaattttatgtttatgtatttggattatattatattgtattttttgagaatgtatgttattaaaattataaatttgaactttgatatcttttattgtatttttattatatttttggtcatttttatttatattttgcttatagaagaaatttttttaatataaatttatcaaaaaaaaattatattaattatatgaaaaaaaacaaatggggaaACCGTCCCCGCACCGCCACCGATTGGGGAATCCCCGTCCCCACCCCGCTTCTAAAAAAACGGAGAAAATTGCGGGGATGGGATGAAAAATCCCATACGGGGAtggggacgggattttaaaaaccggccccgccccgccccgttgacatcaCTATCGGAAATCCTTCtttaaccattaaaaaaaataaaaataaaaaataataataagaagaagaggaatccTTCGCTCACTTTTTCACCTCAGCTTCAACTCTACGTTTTGAGATGATCAACTTAATAATTTAAGAGTTGGTCTAGAATGGAATTTATAATTTCAGCTCTAAATCCATTCAAAAGCAACAACCCAAATGGAAATTCTCAAAAAGATTAAGAAAAAATGACCTGAAAGGTGTTGGAGAAGATGATGATCACCGATGATTTCTCCTTCTTTGCTTTCCTCgttctttctcttctttccGCAAAGGACTATAATGACAATCCGGAATTTGTCtgcattttgactttttttaatCTCTGAAAACACGtagagttttatttattttccaaacaGCAATATTATCCTGAACCTTTTTAAATGATAAGTATTAGGGGAAACCGcttgaatgttttttttttttttttttttttttccctaagaaGACAACTAAGTTGGTTGTACACCACGTATAGTTGGTATTCATAGATTATTTCAATTACcctctcttctctttttttccttaatcTTTTCATGAAACAATTTAAGCTGTATCaaaattctaatatatttaGATCTAGCAATTATGAAGCACTTTATTAAtgaaccaattttttttatttttattttttcaattatagtTGAATTGAACTTAGAATTTCACGTATGGAAGGAGTAGACATCACCACtaggctctctctctcttctccctaGGAGTGGGGACAACTAATTAACTAGTtgaagtaaaaattaattaattatccttCAAGTCTTGACTTCAAACGGTTATTTTCTAATGGGGCTTTGCGTGCTCTACTTTATTGTATCGTGCCAAAGAAGTGTGAAAGATTTGGAGTCTATTATGTTATAACAATTAGtggaaaatgacaaaattaagaacaaatatatgctgaattttatttagatatgtttacaaaaattcattcccctttttcccttttattttattgaagatttaataaaataagctttttattttagacAGTAACATTGGAGAGATTAataatcatgaaaaaaaaaaaaatacgatagGCTATCTTACCTAATATTACCTTTAACTCGATCTTCATCATCATGCTGCTTGATCTCAAAAATTTCCATTGGTTTCTTATGACAAAGATGTTGATCATCGCCACGCCTTTCTCTTTCACATATTAAGGTGGAGATAGATAGAGTACAATAGATGTCTATGTGGAAATTACACCCAAAACAAGAATAAGAGGTTGAGgaatttttaaacaatttctGACATATTCTGCACCACAAAAAATTTCTATCGTAAGGTTGTAGAATGAGAGTGTGTTCAGGATGGGAAGGGTGGTTGATTTGTCGCAAGAGTGGTACAACATATAAATTGTGATGGTAATAGTGCACTGAAGACAGATAAAGTAAAAGCCTTCGATGTTATCAGTGCAAATGTTGCACCGGATAACTTTGAAGTGACTATCATTTCTATTATCCTAGAAGAACAAAGGATGTTCATGACTAGAATGTTGAATCTCCATTTTTCTCACCTTGACTAGGATTTTTGTAACTCTATTTTGGTCTCTATACCAAAAAGTAATCATGCCATAatgttacatataaatatatatatatatatatatatgtatatttattaattaatttgatcgTCTTCCATAcatatagttttaatattaaaacttgGTGAGAGAGGTATCCTGAGGAAGAATAAAGGTACATGGAATCGATAACAAAGCAAAGAGAGATGATGAAAAGGAAATCCAAAGGGGTTAATTATCTTAGAtgcttttgttaaatttaattttgtaccTGTACAAAAATAATCAGATTATTAATCATGGAAGAAGATAGAAATGTCCAACCCATGTAGCCCATatgtcactttttttttctttttttctttttttgggttctttagAACAATTATAACCCGGTTTACATTTTTatcttaataaaattaaaaacacaatatttaaaagaaaaaaatgagccAGCACGTAGATTATCTTTCTATAACGTACTTGATGAAAAAGTAATCTGATTAATTAACTTTTAAGATGGCGTCATTGCCACGGTGATAAAGGTTCTTCCCACCGGcctaattttaacattttcacaTTACAAAAATCACCCCAAAACATTTAGAAAAAGTTATCTTGCTGTTTCTCATATTGCCCTtcttcggaaaaaaaaaaaaaaaaatagagaatggAATTTCATCACCAAACCTTCAATTTAGAATCTAAAAGTTATCATTAGTAGTTGTTGTAAATTGGATCCAAAGACAAATtgccctctttttttctttaattgtattttgaCTTCTGCTGCTTTTTTGcttctttaatatttctttaaCAGTGtgattgaaaatttgatatcCAATTACAGTCATACCCATTAGGAATTTGTTGtaatgattttattaaaaaaaaaaagtcctaaatgtaagaaaaaagtaatgggcctcatttaaattttggttttcaATATTATCCATTCATTTCTACTTCAATCAATCTAATGGTCAAAACTaatggtgtcaggacccgtccaaaattcctcaccggaaccctagacaagccctaatcccagggaaaccttaccgaaccctccaatggaaaatccggcagaacctcccctaagggatggacttaccacaaattacctgcactgaaaacacacttctatactcatccccttattccttccgcaactacaaattgttccacaaatttcagcacttctcaacaataacaacagtccaatgcataaataaaacataagtgtcccaatagtatacagagctttaagaagtgctaatcaacagaaatacaataaggatgaaagaaataatacactgaaatgaaagagtacagaagtacttctcgaaacacaacagcagcggaaaaaaATTGGtccgctccggaagaacgtctaccaccacttgcacctaagggaacggaacttaaaaacgtgagatgctaatcatctcaatgagtgaccctaactattgaacacttttaatgataataaaataataataataacaattaagggaattgaataaataccaacaattaataaataaataataataaataataactgttggaaacaataatttccctcaaaactctcaccaatcactccatttgaaatgttccctttttaaaacaatttcacaaaacccgatatacatacttcccgaaaaccaagggattaaaccatttgataaacaataaataaataaatacataccctaatatataattaaaatgtaataaattatagtaaataatttttgaacacctttggggtttaaaacattatttgcaaattacacctgacgcaccacaccatataccgatgATGCCCTTCGACacctagcgtcccgagcaccgactggcgggggggttaaagagagaaacttgcaaacgccacttcggcgtcccgacagtaccgctgctgaaaccatcatcccggccaaggaggggggcag
This genomic interval carries:
- the LOC112489658 gene encoding uncharacterized protein LOC112489658; the protein is MERKIEMQHPSHEHPLIWGYSIDDSQIIRCHICNDNIEELSYFVCLQCNYFLHYLCVLPFLQQIKHPSHPNHPLILQVNNSEGKPFCHVCDYSLDVYSPCYSCGRCNFELDIYCALKFPTVNWESRRPGDDQRLCHKQPMELIFIKHGEDDDDVKYCYICELPLLSQSYHCKICNHFFHRSCMELSPVITHPFHQSHSLILSLGCGARCILCRKQCSNFIFRCEQGRCDIYICVGCRSVLKPTITCQGHSHPLFLHSAFIAPRRLRCCDTPFTCYERLVNSSELRGTENYIFSCCICECDFRLHFFCGPLPCVIKHNCHIHPLTLFDSVVEDDFGEYYCDACEKERDPRICVYYCAKCKYIAHLDCVLDEVLRVLKGDCRDVKLRMVGQRKMVIEMDNKILRLVENEINIDSTGGVPPEKEVEATTAAAANQTLTTFSDLIISVAKQFGIITTDQNDNQGVRIIEQLQAEKEAGPLEEEDDVEDSLEEEEERNRIIRNNIENKNPLVLVHSLLTGTKYQPSNVDKEIGKGLKWISHDPEMSYRSFIRKFKKLSYDKNTEWIIVTPNEQEMKIVNVGGYMITWNLACVMEDLLAKHGDISGNKISSPELKSLIFFFLCRLVHTMSRTLVVDVTENLLGDWYSCLNFAKSNGFKVGFVMSRLKRVVRAAFGVGANSSKKEEKTELEKLIGNLEAKLKKYKKQLEEHERAWDIKGNNLMDKCFNELVQLKWKKVADDLF